A window from candidate division WOR-3 bacterium encodes these proteins:
- a CDS encoding T9SS type A sorting domain-containing protein, with amino-acid sequence MRWFLIFLNLPSFLWAIYDSDSLSINRWRWCFENYGRWGRGYWPYSISLRNYYISGGGVWIGCIDQGETLATIGYNITSGTSEMIPSLGRYWRKKGYSPYHRIYKYPGDWPPPKEIFPFAPQEALSDMELWCCFSDYDPKIHEPENTRPIGIDVALTVYGFKDLWAKDFFFLKYELFNNNPYPISDAYFGIVLDGDIGYYGDDLTGFILDKVFQIGQDTIRIKNTALIYDYDNIERPSSVWTKGTPGAIAIRLLHSSLGNNLRAFKILEDWECLSADALKYLLLAGYNPFQNPPPYVPYDTIDTLPEDKKFLISSGPFTLFPCSTATFYYAVIGSPFGDSGEVGPKSDTTELIWRSWLAELVFQERLFNRLGRKEKAITTSEILLFPNPFRSSLFISGEEKQEVNVQIFNANGQLVKFLCGQTPLFWDGKDERGERVRQGVYFLRINGKEKKKVILTE; translated from the coding sequence ATGAGGTGGTTTCTCATCTTTCTAAATCTTCCCTCATTTCTTTGGGCGATTTACGATAGCGATTCGCTATCGATAAATCGGTGGCGGTGGTGTTTTGAGAATTATGGGAGGTGGGGAAGAGGCTATTGGCCCTACTCAATTTCTTTAAGGAATTATTATATCTCTGGCGGAGGAGTTTGGATCGGTTGTATTGATCAGGGAGAGACCCTTGCTACCATCGGTTATAATATAACTTCGGGGACTTCGGAGATGATCCCTTCTCTCGGTCGGTACTGGCGGAAGAAAGGCTATTCCCCCTACCACAGGATTTATAAATACCCAGGAGATTGGCCACCGCCAAAAGAGATATTTCCCTTCGCTCCCCAAGAAGCGCTTTCTGATATGGAATTGTGGTGCTGTTTTAGCGATTATGACCCAAAAATACATGAGCCAGAAAATACCCGACCGATTGGTATTGATGTCGCCTTAACAGTTTATGGGTTTAAGGATTTATGGGCAAAGGATTTCTTCTTTTTAAAATACGAGTTGTTTAATAATAACCCTTATCCGATTTCTGATGCCTATTTTGGAATCGTCTTGGATGGAGATATTGGTTATTATGGTGATGACCTTACGGGATTTATTTTGGATAAGGTCTTCCAGATTGGTCAGGATACTATAAGGATAAAGAATACCGCCTTAATTTATGACTACGATAATATAGAAAGACCAAGTTCAGTGTGGACCAAAGGAACTCCAGGGGCAATAGCGATAAGATTGCTTCACTCTTCCTTGGGAAATAATTTGCGTGCCTTTAAAATTCTTGAAGATTGGGAATGTCTGTCCGCGGATGCCTTGAAGTACCTTTTGCTTGCCGGGTATAATCCTTTCCAAAACCCTCCTCCTTATGTTCCCTATGATACGATTGATACATTACCCGAAGATAAGAAATTTCTCATTTCTTCCGGTCCTTTCACCCTTTTTCCCTGCTCTACTGCCACATTCTATTACGCAGTGATCGGTTCGCCTTTTGGCGATTCCGGGGAAGTAGGACCGAAGAGCGATACAACGGAACTTATTTGGCGGTCTTGGTTAGCAGAATTAGTATTTCAGGAACGATTATTTAATCGGTTGGGGAGGAAGGAAAAGGCAATTACCACTTCGGAGATACTTCTTTTCCCTAACCCTTTCCGTTCCTCCCTTTTTATCAGTGGGGAAGAGAAACAGGAAGTGAATGTTCAGATATTTAATGCTAATGGCCAATTGGTCAAATTCCTCTGTGGACAAACCCCTTTATTCTGGGATGGGAAAGACGAACGCGGGGAAAGAGTTCGGCAAGGGGTCTATTTTTTAAGAATTAACGGAAAGGAGAAAAAGAAAGTAATTTTAACCGAATGA
- a CDS encoding T9SS type A sorting domain-containing protein, which yields MCKRFLILIFFWRGAALFAQRGEFLIDTTTNYGAAAWEQTSPAIAFNGTNYLVVWEDMRTYSEGIFGTRVSGEGIVLDSAGILITTQGSSPAVASDGRNYFVVWEEGGDIYGTRVAPNGQILDPEGIPISTAFFLQKNPAVAFDGINYLVVWEDGRSGHFPAAIYGARVSPEGILLDPEGILITEGSGGNINPGVAFGERNYLVVWENRPFYENDIYGIRLNRDGVILDTAPIPISTEINWQKFPSLIFGDENFFVVWEDHRYLPRSGPDIFGARITEDGLLLDPEGIPITWGELSECAPHICYNPRYENYFVVWEDFRRTHGVFPDIYGTRLNKYGVVLDSAGMTIAIPPFEQHIPSVAWGDRNYLVVWEDWRNAFYHGNFLDIYGTVVTAEGIVLDTFGMPIATNNYEQYTPALAFNGRNYLLIWEDGRHGNYDIYGARIDTDGEILDPTGIPISTVSDVQHCPSLAFGNGSYFVVWGDWRNGPPNLSDIYGARVSSDGEVLDPEGIPIFRGVDIQTSPAVAFDGINYLVVWMSREGENNLIYGARVTQEGRVLDPNGFPIGGEFGEKYNPSVTFDGINYFVVWQERRNGDFDIYGARVTPEGIVLDPEGIPISRAGDDQGCPSVAFDGVNYLVVWEDRRNGEGYDIYGSRVDREGNVLDPHGFSISGAYHSQTYPKVTFDGTNYFVVWEDFRSGYEKDIYGAKVSPYGLVIDSFSVSLQPKNQCSPSLVKGFGNQLLIVYAGWVDSINCRPANTYRLWGKFYPFIGIKKNCYQFPNSHFFLKIYPNPTSSYFSISIPSDVDRVRIYDASGRLIKDKELKENEKDFRAVRIEIEEKEGIYFIKIGEKVGKLVVKR from the coding sequence ATGTGCAAAAGATTCCTAATTCTAATTTTCTTTTGGAGGGGAGCAGCCCTTTTTGCCCAGAGAGGTGAGTTTCTAATAGATACTACTACCAACTACGGTGCGGCGGCTTGGGAACAGACCTCACCCGCTATTGCTTTTAACGGCACAAATTATTTGGTCGTTTGGGAAGATATGAGAACCTATTCCGAAGGAATTTTCGGAACGAGGGTTAGTGGAGAGGGGATAGTTTTAGATTCCGCGGGGATTTTAATTACCACCCAAGGTTCTTCACCAGCAGTTGCCTCTGATGGAAGGAACTATTTTGTTGTTTGGGAGGAGGGAGGTGACATTTACGGGACAAGAGTAGCCCCCAACGGTCAAATTTTAGATCCAGAAGGGATCCCCATTTCTACTGCCTTCTTCCTCCAAAAGAACCCAGCGGTGGCTTTTGACGGGATAAATTATTTAGTAGTTTGGGAGGATGGGCGGAGTGGACATTTTCCGGCCGCTATTTATGGAGCGAGGGTAAGTCCCGAGGGGATACTTTTGGACCCGGAAGGGATTCTCATTACAGAAGGGAGTGGGGGGAATATTAATCCCGGGGTCGCCTTCGGGGAAAGGAATTATCTCGTGGTCTGGGAAAACAGACCTTTTTACGAAAATGACATCTATGGAATTCGTCTCAATAGAGATGGGGTGATTTTGGATACTGCTCCTATCCCAATTTCCACGGAAATTAACTGGCAGAAATTTCCATCACTTATTTTTGGCGACGAGAATTTCTTTGTTGTCTGGGAAGATCATCGCTACCTGCCGAGAAGTGGTCCAGATATTTTCGGGGCAAGAATCACGGAGGATGGACTCCTTTTGGACCCGGAAGGGATTCCCATCACCTGGGGCGAACTTTCCGAATGTGCTCCTCATATTTGCTACAATCCACGGTATGAAAATTATTTTGTCGTTTGGGAAGATTTTCGCCGAACTCACGGTGTTTTTCCCGATATTTATGGGACAAGGTTAAATAAATACGGAGTGGTATTGGACTCGGCGGGGATGACAATTGCTATTCCCCCCTTTGAGCAACATATCCCTTCTGTGGCTTGGGGAGATAGGAATTATTTGGTGGTTTGGGAGGATTGGCGGAATGCCTTTTATCACGGCAACTTTTTAGATATTTACGGAACGGTCGTTACTGCCGAAGGGATAGTCTTAGATACTTTCGGAATGCCCATCGCTACCAATAACTATGAGCAATATACTCCGGCCCTCGCTTTTAATGGAAGGAATTATCTGCTTATATGGGAAGACGGGCGTCATGGTAATTACGACATATATGGAGCGAGAATAGATACCGATGGTGAAATTTTGGACCCAACCGGTATTCCTATCTCTACCGTTTCTGATGTTCAACACTGCCCTTCTCTTGCCTTCGGAAATGGGAGTTATTTTGTTGTTTGGGGTGATTGGCGTAATGGCCCTCCCAATCTTTCTGATATTTACGGAGCAAGGGTAAGTAGCGATGGGGAAGTTTTGGACCCAGAAGGTATCCCGATATTTAGGGGTGTTGACATTCAGACTTCTCCGGCAGTTGCTTTTGATGGAATAAATTATCTCGTGGTTTGGATGAGCCGCGAAGGGGAAAACAACCTAATTTACGGTGCTCGGGTGACTCAGGAAGGCAGAGTTTTAGACCCAAACGGTTTTCCGATCGGTGGTGAGTTCGGGGAAAAATATAATCCCTCCGTTACTTTTGATGGGATAAATTATTTTGTTGTTTGGCAGGAGAGGAGAAATGGAGATTTTGATATCTATGGGGCACGGGTCACTCCGGAAGGGATAGTTTTAGACCCGGAGGGTATCCCCATCTCCCGGGCTGGTGATGACCAAGGATGTCCTTCTGTGGCTTTTGATGGTGTTAATTACCTCGTAGTTTGGGAGGACAGGCGGAATGGGGAAGGGTATGATATTTATGGAAGTCGAGTAGATAGAGAAGGAAATGTCTTAGACCCACACGGCTTTTCCATCTCAGGGGCTTACCATTCGCAAACCTATCCCAAAGTCACTTTTGATGGTACAAACTATTTTGTCGTTTGGGAAGATTTTCGGAGCGGTTACGAAAAAGACATCTACGGAGCGAAAGTGAGCCCTTACGGATTGGTAATTGACTCTTTTTCTGTTTCCCTCCAACCGAAAAATCAATGCTCCCCTTCCTTAGTCAAAGGTTTTGGGAATCAACTTCTTATTGTCTATGCCGGCTGGGTAGATTCTATCAACTGCCGACCAGCTAATACCTATCGCCTCTGGGGGAAGTTCTATCCCTTTATCGGAATTAAGAAAAATTGTTACCAATTTCCAAATTCCCATTTTTTCTTAAAGATATACCCCAATCCTACTTCTTCCTATTTTTCAATTTCTATACCATCCGATGTTGACCGGGTGAGAATTTACGATGCTTCTGGAAGGTTAATAAAAGATAAAGAATTAAAAGAAAACGAAAAGGACTTCCGTGCGGTTAGAATAGAAATTGAAGAGAAAGAAGGTATCTACTTTATAAAAATCGGTGAGAAGGTAGGGAAATTGGTGGTCAAAAGATGA
- a CDS encoding LptF/LptG family permease, with the protein MKIIQRYILSLFIPPFFFAIAVLSFILLMNRLFLLADLLIKKGIRFTIVLEVATYSLPFVLTYITPLAVMVAGVMTYGKLAQDNELTALKASGVNLFRLLIPTLFFCIALSFVMVFFNGFLLSESEHKLRNLLLDLARKKPAVKIREGVFMNEFGDWTIYIGSLNSKEGKISDIFLFKKGGANPLFITAPNGFLKSSPDEGYFSFHLFSGEIHELVENERYRKLQFTEHIVNIPLETELIRREREYRSFSEMNFTHLLPMIKKISEEKRVLRRKIKELEREKEFDPIKMKIEEEKNRLKYKTKEGERYAGEMHKRLSLAFSCLFFFLFGSFLGIILKKGGMGFAFLATLLFFAFYYILLIAGESGIENGKLPGYLAMWLPNFLLLPIIGEFAYSALFDRSLFLSLFKKNY; encoded by the coding sequence GTGAAGATTATCCAAAGGTATATCCTCTCCCTTTTCATTCCGCCTTTCTTCTTTGCGATCGCTGTCCTCTCCTTTATCCTTTTGATGAATCGGTTATTTCTCTTGGCGGACCTTTTAATCAAAAAGGGGATAAGATTCACCATCGTCTTAGAAGTCGCCACTTACTCTTTACCTTTCGTTCTAACCTACATCACCCCCTTGGCAGTGATGGTGGCGGGGGTTATGACCTATGGGAAATTGGCACAGGACAACGAACTTACCGCCCTCAAAGCGAGCGGTGTCAATCTCTTCCGCCTCTTAATCCCGACCCTCTTTTTCTGTATTGCCCTTTCTTTTGTTATGGTCTTTTTCAATGGGTTTCTCCTTTCCGAATCGGAACACAAACTCCGCAATCTCCTTTTAGATTTAGCCCGCAAGAAGCCAGCCGTGAAGATAAGGGAAGGGGTCTTTATGAATGAGTTTGGGGATTGGACAATTTATATCGGCTCCCTTAATTCAAAGGAGGGGAAGATTTCTGACATCTTTCTCTTCAAAAAAGGGGGAGCAAATCCTTTATTCATTACCGCCCCGAACGGTTTCTTAAAGAGTTCACCTGATGAAGGTTATTTCTCCTTCCACCTCTTCTCGGGAGAAATCCATGAGTTGGTAGAAAACGAACGCTACCGCAAACTCCAATTTACCGAACATATTGTTAACATCCCTTTAGAAACGGAACTGATCCGCCGGGAAAGGGAATACCGCTCTTTTTCGGAAATGAATTTTACACACCTCTTACCAATGATTAAAAAGATAAGTGAGGAAAAAAGGGTACTCCGGAGAAAAATAAAGGAATTAGAGAGAGAAAAGGAGTTTGACCCCATTAAGATGAAGATTGAAGAGGAGAAAAATCGCCTGAAGTATAAGACAAAAGAGGGAGAAAGGTATGCCGGCGAAATGCATAAAAGATTATCTTTGGCCTTCTCCTGCCTCTTTTTCTTTCTTTTTGGTTCCTTCTTAGGAATTATCTTAAAAAAGGGGGGTATGGGATTTGCTTTTCTGGCCACGCTCCTTTTCTTCGCCTTTTACTATATCCTCTTAATCGCCGGGGAGAGTGGGATAGAAAATGGGAAATTGCCTGGTTATTTAGCAATGTGGTTACCGAATTTCCTCCTCCTCCCGATAATTGGCGAATTTGCCTACTCGGCCCTTTTTGACCGAAGTCTCTTCCTCTCTCTTTTTAAGAAAAACTATTGA
- a CDS encoding CvpA family protein — protein MLDIIIIILFATGFFVGLKRGFLKTIAPPLGIVLGILVGKKVYSLLFPYLGEKVLMKIIIWVVVTILVAFLVITLGKILSKVFQAIFLGWLDSLLGALFGFIVTFFLCGFFLQLLVLFYPKTKPAIENSGLARRVLNFWLIVPLPKPKEIEEKKSSPKPKVVALFHRKDTSLFEEDVF, from the coding sequence ATGCTTGATATAATTATTATTATCCTTTTCGCTACCGGTTTTTTTGTTGGTTTAAAAAGAGGCTTCTTAAAGACTATCGCCCCACCCTTGGGGATCGTCTTAGGAATTCTCGTCGGGAAAAAAGTTTACTCTCTTCTCTTTCCCTATCTGGGAGAGAAGGTGTTGATGAAGATTATTATTTGGGTCGTGGTGACCATCCTTGTTGCCTTTCTAGTGATAACCTTGGGCAAGATTCTGAGTAAGGTCTTCCAAGCCATCTTCTTGGGGTGGCTTGACTCCCTTTTAGGGGCTCTTTTCGGATTTATCGTCACTTTTTTCCTTTGTGGTTTCTTCCTCCAACTTTTGGTTCTTTTCTACCCCAAGACTAAACCGGCAATTGAAAATTCTGGTTTGGCGAGAAGAGTTTTAAACTTCTGGTTGATCGTTCCGCTACCGAAACCAAAGGAGATAGAAGAAAAAAAATCATCCCCTAAGCCAAAGGTGGTGGCACTTTTCCACCGAAAGGACACATCTCTTTTTGAGGAAGATGTTTTCTAA
- the coaE gene encoding dephospho-CoA kinase (Dephospho-CoA kinase (CoaE) performs the final step in coenzyme A biosynthesis.), which yields MLRIGITGNIGAGKSTVAKILKTFGAKYIDADKIGHKILFRKEIKRKLVKAFGKEILDSKGRIIRKNLATVAFRSKENQQRLNEILHPPIIKEICRKTKGKGIALIEAALLFESDLKNEVDYTIWVSAPRRLKIERAKKRYKDAEERLSCQIPEKEGKKLADFIIKNEGGIKELKKECQRLWQMIKILTD from the coding sequence GTGCTAAGGATTGGTATCACCGGAAATATCGGGGCCGGGAAGTCAACGGTCGCCAAAATCTTAAAAACCTTTGGGGCAAAATACATTGATGCGGATAAGATCGGGCATAAGATTCTTTTCCGAAAAGAGATAAAGAGGAAATTGGTAAAAGCCTTTGGGAAGGAGATTTTAGATAGTAAGGGTAGGATTATCAGAAAGAATTTAGCGACGGTCGCCTTTCGGTCAAAGGAAAATCAGCAAAGGCTAAATGAAATTCTTCATCCCCCAATTATCAAGGAAATCTGCCGCAAGACAAAAGGAAAAGGGATTGCCCTAATTGAAGCCGCCCTCCTTTTTGAATCCGATTTGAAAAATGAAGTTGATTATACCATTTGGGTCAGTGCCCCCCGGAGATTAAAGATAGAGAGGGCAAAAAAGAGGTATAAAGATGCGGAAGAAAGACTATCCTGCCAGATCCCGGAAAAAGAGGGGAAAAAGTTGGCAGACTTTATCATTAAAAATGAAGGGGGAATTAAAGAATTAAAGAAGGAATGCCAAAGGTTGTGGCAGATGATTAAAATCCTAACCGATTGA
- the serS gene encoding serine--tRNA ligase, whose product MDLKFIRENPELAKEIVRRRREKVEIDKILALYEERRRLVQERDEKRRELKIISEEIGQRISRGEDVSEKRREAREISDLIKELEEKLATKEKTIGELIALCPNLILPGVGDEEKIVKEWGKKPEFDFEPLPHYEIGEALKILDLKRSAKIAGSRFILFKGKGAILERALINFCLDYHIERHNYTEISPPYLNKEECFFAAGDLPKLADEMYKIENDQFYLIPTAEVPLINLHREEILREEELPKYYCAYTACFRREAGSYGREVRGITRVHQFDKVELVKFTKPEDSEAELEKMVKDAEDILQELGLPYRIKLLPAWDMAFQSAKTYDIEVWASGMRDWLEVSSLSNCTDFQAKRNKTRLRRRDGRLEYVHILNGSGLAFPRLFIALIENYQTRDGKIIIPSPLQPYTRFKVIE is encoded by the coding sequence ATGGATTTGAAATTTATCCGAGAAAATCCGGAACTGGCGAAAGAGATTGTCCGGCGCCGGCGGGAGAAGGTAGAGATTGATAAAATCCTTGCCTTATATGAAGAGAGAAGGAGATTGGTCCAAGAAAGGGATGAAAAGAGAAGGGAACTAAAAATCATCTCGGAAGAGATTGGACAGAGAATAAGTAGGGGAGAGGATGTGAGCGAAAAAAGGAGGGAGGCCAGGGAGATCTCTGATTTGATTAAGGAGTTAGAAGAAAAGTTAGCCACTAAGGAAAAAACAATTGGAGAGCTTATTGCCCTCTGTCCGAATTTAATCCTCCCTGGGGTTGGGGATGAAGAGAAAATAGTTAAAGAATGGGGTAAGAAACCGGAGTTTGATTTTGAACCTCTGCCCCACTACGAAATCGGTGAGGCGCTAAAAATTTTAGACTTAAAGCGTTCGGCGAAGATTGCCGGTTCGCGCTTCATCCTCTTTAAGGGGAAAGGGGCAATTTTAGAGCGAGCACTAATCAATTTTTGCCTTGACTATCACATTGAAAGACATAACTATACTGAGATTTCACCCCCTTATTTAAATAAGGAGGAATGCTTCTTTGCCGCGGGTGATTTGCCCAAACTAGCCGACGAGATGTATAAGATAGAAAATGACCAATTTTATCTCATTCCGACAGCGGAGGTTCCTTTAATCAATCTCCACCGGGAAGAGATTTTAAGGGAAGAGGAATTGCCCAAATATTATTGTGCCTATACCGCCTGTTTCCGCAGGGAGGCGGGAAGTTACGGCAGGGAAGTCCGGGGAATTACGCGGGTCCACCAATTTGATAAGGTGGAATTGGTGAAGTTTACAAAACCTGAGGATTCGGAAGCAGAGTTAGAAAAGATGGTTAAGGATGCGGAGGATATATTGCAGGAATTGGGTCTTCCCTACCGGATTAAACTCCTCCCGGCTTGGGATATGGCTTTCCAATCAGCAAAGACCTATGATATTGAGGTTTGGGCGAGCGGAATGAGGGATTGGCTGGAGGTTTCCTCTCTTTCTAACTGCACTGATTTCCAAGCCAAAAGAAATAAAACCCGCCTCCGGCGCCGCGATGGAAGATTAGAATATGTTCACATTCTTAACGGAAGTGGTCTGGCTTTTCCCCGTCTTTTCATTGCTCTTATAGAAAATTATCAGACCAGGGATGGGAAGATAATAATCCCTTCTCCCCTCCAACCCTATACCAGGTTTAAGGTGATTGAATAA
- a CDS encoding class II aldolase/adducin family protein: MPSEKKLKEEITLLGRFLYERGFFFATTGNISARMREVVFITPRGRCKGELSPKEISKISLKGKVISGEPSSEWRMHLGIYGVRQSVKAVIHAHSPFATFISFLGKLKILRFDAYSETHLGEIRFISYFKPGSEELAEAVAEAVGKNPESDIFILKRHGAVVLGKDLKEARLNLERLEFFARLFWLIKGYKI, translated from the coding sequence ATGCCTAGCGAAAAAAAATTAAAGGAAGAGATCACCCTTTTGGGAAGGTTTCTTTACGAGAGGGGGTTTTTCTTTGCCACCACAGGCAATATCTCCGCCCGCATGCGAGAAGTGGTCTTTATCACCCCAAGGGGGAGATGCAAAGGAGAACTTTCTCCAAAGGAGATAAGTAAAATATCTCTTAAAGGGAAAGTGATTTCGGGTGAACCTTCCTCGGAGTGGCGGATGCATCTCGGAATCTATGGGGTAAGGCAAAGTGTGAAAGCGGTTATCCACGCTCATTCACCTTTTGCTACCTTTATCTCTTTTTTGGGGAAGTTGAAAATTTTAAGATTTGACGCCTACTCCGAAACCCATTTGGGAGAGATAAGATTTATTTCTTATTTTAAACCAGGAAGTGAGGAATTGGCAGAGGCGGTGGCGGAGGCGGTAGGGAAAAATCCAGAGTCTGATATTTTCATCTTGAAAAGGCACGGAGCGGTTGTTTTGGGAAAGGACTTAAAAGAGGCGAGACTTAATTTGGAGCGGTTAGAGTTCTTTGCCCGTCTTTTTTGGTTGATTAAAGGTTATAAGATTTAG
- a CDS encoding TrkH family potassium uptake protein: protein MRFFTATNPIRVMVLSFILAILIGTLFLLLPFASRGRISLVDALYTATSAVCVTGLIVKNTQYDFTPFGKVVILLLIQIGGLGYMTITTILIIFFRKKTSVRDKFLIRESTGILNFKNFRGFLFDIAKVVLLFEGIGAILLFFYLRPRLPLPSAIFHSIFHSVSAFCNAGFSSFSDNLASFSQTFFFPLVIAGLFISGGLGFLVWSDIYRTYFKKENFRLSLHSKIVLLTTSLLILLGTVLIFLLEGNLSLKSYSLPNKILISFFHAVTPRTAGFNLVSPGSFSLPTLILIMILMFIGASPGGTGGGIKTTTFFITFLYPFAFLRNALPERVFRYRLKPVVAEKGIAVFLLSLFLVIFSGFLIALLEGGRDFVRIIFETFSAFGTVGLSIGSQVRGDLSASYDFSPWAKLVIIGVMFSGRIGILNLLRLLVKEKRRYFDYPEEEISIG from the coding sequence ATGCGATTCTTCACGGCAACCAATCCGATCCGGGTAATGGTTTTAAGTTTTATTCTTGCGATCCTGATCGGGACCCTCTTCCTTCTCTTACCCTTTGCCAGCCGGGGAAGGATATCATTGGTGGATGCTCTCTATACCGCTACTTCCGCGGTTTGCGTCACAGGTCTTATTGTCAAGAATACCCAATACGATTTCACCCCCTTCGGTAAGGTTGTGATTCTCCTCTTAATCCAAATTGGGGGACTCGGTTATATGACCATTACCACAATCCTAATAATCTTCTTTCGGAAAAAGACGAGTGTTCGTGATAAATTTTTGATTCGGGAATCTACGGGTATTTTGAACTTTAAGAATTTTCGCGGGTTCCTCTTTGACATCGCTAAGGTTGTTTTATTGTTTGAAGGGATTGGCGCAATTCTCCTCTTTTTTTACCTCCGTCCCCGGTTGCCTCTTCCTTCAGCAATTTTCCATTCAATTTTCCATTCCGTCTCCGCTTTCTGTAATGCGGGATTCTCATCTTTTTCTGATAATCTGGCCTCCTTCTCCCAAACTTTTTTCTTCCCCTTGGTGATTGCTGGTCTCTTTATCAGCGGCGGTTTGGGATTTCTGGTCTGGAGCGATATCTACCGCACCTATTTTAAGAAAGAGAATTTCCGGCTTTCCCTCCACTCCAAAATTGTGCTTCTTACCACTTCTCTTTTAATTCTCTTGGGGACAGTCCTTATTTTCCTTTTGGAAGGTAATCTTTCTCTAAAAAGTTACAGTCTTCCTAATAAGATTTTAATCTCTTTCTTCCATGCGGTAACCCCCCGCACGGCTGGTTTCAATCTTGTTTCTCCGGGGAGTTTTTCCCTACCCACTTTAATTTTAATTATGATTTTGATGTTTATCGGTGCCTCCCCGGGTGGCACCGGCGGCGGTATTAAAACTACCACTTTCTTCATCACCTTTCTCTATCCCTTTGCCTTTTTGAGAAACGCTTTGCCGGAAAGGGTTTTCCGATACCGCTTAAAACCGGTGGTGGCGGAAAAAGGGATAGCGGTTTTTCTCCTCTCTCTCTTCTTAGTCATCTTTTCTGGATTTCTAATTGCTTTATTAGAAGGGGGAAGAGATTTTGTGCGCATCATCTTTGAGACCTTTTCCGCCTTCGGCACGGTTGGGCTTTCTATCGGTTCTCAGGTGAGGGGTGACCTCTCCGCTTCTTACGATTTCTCCCCTTGGGCAAAGTTGGTAATCATCGGCGTGATGTTTTCGGGGCGGATTGGCATATTGAATCTCTTACGCCTCTTGGTTAAAGAGAAAAGGCGATATTTTGATTATCCGGAGGAAGAGATTTCAATCGGTTAG
- a CDS encoding LptF/LptG family permease, which produces MRFTTFDRFLLKEILKFTLLALASLVTIYLLIDVFEEIDYFLNHRTGLFLIFLYYLHLLPEAINLLFPASLILAIFMVYGRMTRRKELVALRSAGVPLLRIFQPAILVGFFSTFFLFGSKEFLEIPLKRRLRDFRQRRIERREIPQEERRRDIYYIGEGNYIFYIQELEKRGRMGKFAITHLDENQKVKKRYDGEMAIWDGKKWVGKNVFIRQFSGGGEALERKDTFSLLFIKERPNDFFREIESCEEMRLKELFTHIRKMKKIGYPTDKEEVEFNLRFASAFIGLIVILLGLPLAVRLHRGGVTLGLGLGLLFSFLFWGLIQIFRALGEARILSPFLAAFLPHLLFTAFALLLFLRAEN; this is translated from the coding sequence ATGCGGTTCACCACCTTTGACCGTTTCTTATTAAAGGAGATTCTAAAATTCACCCTCCTTGCTCTCGCTTCGCTCGTGACGATTTATCTTCTAATTGATGTCTTTGAAGAGATTGACTATTTTCTCAACCACCGCACCGGTCTTTTCCTAATTTTTTTATATTACCTCCACCTTTTGCCAGAAGCGATAAATCTCCTTTTTCCCGCCAGCCTCATCCTTGCCATTTTTATGGTTTACGGTCGGATGACCAGAAGAAAAGAATTGGTTGCCCTCCGAAGTGCCGGCGTCCCTTTACTGAGGATATTTCAGCCCGCCATCCTCGTCGGTTTCTTTTCTACCTTCTTCCTCTTTGGTAGTAAAGAATTTTTAGAAATCCCCTTAAAAAGAAGATTGCGCGACTTTCGCCAGCGAAGGATTGAAAGGCGAGAAATACCCCAGGAAGAGAGGAGAAGGGATATCTATTATATCGGCGAGGGGAATTACATCTTCTACATCCAAGAGTTAGAAAAAAGGGGGAGGATGGGAAAATTTGCCATCACCCATTTGGACGAAAACCAGAAGGTTAAAAAAAGATACGATGGGGAAATGGCAATTTGGGATGGAAAAAAATGGGTGGGAAAGAATGTTTTTATCAGACAATTCTCAGGAGGAGGAGAGGCATTGGAAAGAAAAGATACCTTTTCTCTTCTCTTTATTAAAGAACGACCGAACGATTTTTTTCGGGAGATAGAGAGTTGCGAAGAGATGCGGCTGAAAGAACTCTTCACTCACATCAGAAAGATGAAAAAAATTGGTTACCCTACTGATAAAGAGGAAGTGGAGTTTAATTTACGTTTCGCTTCTGCCTTTATCGGTTTAATTGTCATCCTCTTGGGTCTACCCTTGGCGGTCCGATTACACCGGGGTGGAGTAACTTTGGGTTTGGGCTTGGGTCTATTATTTTCCTTCCTCTTCTGGGGTCTCATCCAGATCTTTCGGGCACTAGGTGAAGCCCGAATCCTCTCCCCTTTCCTCGCCGCTTTCCTTCCCCATCTTCTCTTTACCGCCTTTGCCCTCCTTCTCTTCCTGCGGGCGGAAAATTAA